A genomic region of Arcobacter sp. LA11 contains the following coding sequences:
- a CDS encoding YqaA family protein, with the protein MIYITLFFSALISATLFPLGSEALLIYDIKQGYNLYLLLLFATTGNVLGSVINYYLGLKGEEYLVEKNYLKEEKIKKYKSFFDRFGGFALLLSWMPIVGDPITFIAGILKYDIKKFLFLVTLAKFGRYLILALLII; encoded by the coding sequence TTGATTTATATAACTCTTTTTTTCTCCGCTTTAATTTCTGCAACACTCTTTCCTTTGGGTAGTGAAGCTTTATTAATCTATGATATCAAACAAGGCTATAACTTATATTTACTACTTCTTTTTGCAACAACTGGAAATGTATTAGGTTCAGTTATTAACTATTATTTAGGCTTAAAAGGTGAAGAATATTTAGTTGAAAAAAACTATTTAAAAGAAGAAAAAATAAAAAAATACAAATCTTTTTTTGATAGATTTGGTGGCTTTGCCCTTTTGCTATCTTGGATGCCTATAGTAGGTGACCCAATAACTTTCATAGCAGGTATTTTAAAATATGATATTAAAAAGTTCCTATTTTTAGTAACTCTTGCAAAATTTGGAAGATATCTTATTTTAGCACTTCTAATAATCTAA
- the queF gene encoding preQ(1) synthase has product MKYGEKEILEFDINKDENFWPNEHDKTYIIDIELPEFMAKCPRSGYPDFATIKIQYSPNKLVVELKALKLYINSFMNREVSHENSINEIFDVLYAKLEPKWMKVIGDFKPRGNVHTVIEIDSAKM; this is encoded by the coding sequence ATGAAATATGGTGAAAAAGAGATACTTGAATTTGATATAAACAAAGATGAGAATTTTTGGCCAAATGAGCATGATAAAACTTATATTATTGATATTGAACTTCCAGAGTTTATGGCAAAATGTCCAAGAAGTGGATATCCAGATTTTGCAACAATTAAAATACAATACTCTCCAAACAAATTAGTAGTTGAACTAAAAGCTTTAAAACTTTACATCAACTCATTTATGAACAGAGAAGTATCTCATGAAAATTCAATAAATGAAATTTTTGACGTTTTATACGCAAAACTAGAACCAAAATGGATGAAAGTTATTGGTGATTTTAAGCCACGTGGAAACGTTCATACAGTTATTGAAATAGATAGCGCAAAGATGTAA
- a CDS encoding DNA-binding protein — protein sequence MERLVTTAQAAQILGLSLQGVHYRIKHNQLKSLKKSGKTYVYISDHVETKEEPRVEIQENPNETLREVIEVKNEQIVLLKKNIKWMKRQYTSEISRLEKNQKRIIGVFNREIELLQSAFNEMRSVYKQPQIAQVETEEKFISLQEFSLYLKKNNKNEKEIKLIILKAIKTRDSRFIYNKKDKKLLILNSDFSDLI from the coding sequence TTGGAAAGATTAGTTACTACTGCACAGGCTGCTCAAATATTAGGACTATCCTTACAAGGTGTACATTATAGAATAAAACACAATCAACTAAAATCACTAAAAAAATCTGGTAAAACATATGTATATATTAGTGATCATGTTGAGACAAAAGAAGAACCAAGAGTAGAGATTCAAGAAAACCCAAATGAAACTCTAAGAGAAGTAATTGAAGTTAAAAATGAACAAATAGTACTTTTGAAAAAAAATATAAAATGGATGAAAAGGCAATATACTTCTGAAATCTCTAGATTAGAAAAAAACCAAAAAAGAATTATAGGGGTTTTTAACCGAGAAATAGAACTACTTCAAAGTGCATTTAATGAAATGCGTTCAGTTTATAAACAACCACAAATTGCTCAAGTTGAAACTGAAGAAAAATTTATCTCACTCCAAGAGTTTTCTTTATATTTAAAAAAGAACAACAAAAATGAAAAAGAGATAAAACTAATTATTTTAAAAGCTATTAAAACTAGAGATAGTAGATTTATTTATAATAAAAAAGATAAAAAACTTTTGATTTTAAATAGTGATTTTTCGGATTTGATTTAA
- a CDS encoding DMT family transporter produces MSKNFNLIGLFSIIFAMFIWGSSFIALKSAMADLGEFTVIFLRMFIASLCFVYFIKGFLKYDFTKDDIKYILLLALFEPCLYFIFEAKALVYTSASQAGMITSLMPLITAMSAGYFLKEIISRQLIFGSLIAMVGAVWLSVQATTTLSAPNPMLGNFLELCAMICGAGYTIVTRYLVEKYSALFITAIQAFIGAIFFFPFFIYEYFTKPMTFTTEAMSWVVYLGVVVTLGGYGLYNFALTKIEASKAAMFVNLIPIFTLILAFLILGEKLSIQELIASLTILSGVILSQISVKRFKRKKA; encoded by the coding sequence TTGTCAAAAAATTTTAATTTAATAGGTCTATTTTCAATTATCTTTGCAATGTTTATTTGGGGTAGCTCATTTATTGCATTAAAATCAGCTATGGCTGACTTAGGTGAATTTACGGTTATATTTTTAAGAATGTTTATTGCTTCACTTTGTTTTGTATATTTTATAAAAGGCTTTTTAAAATATGACTTTACAAAAGATGATATTAAATATATTTTACTTTTAGCACTGTTTGAACCTTGTTTATATTTTATATTTGAAGCTAAGGCTTTAGTTTATACCTCTGCTTCTCAGGCAGGTATGATTACATCTTTAATGCCTCTAATAACAGCTATGAGTGCTGGATATTTTTTAAAAGAGATTATTTCACGACAATTAATTTTTGGTTCATTAATTGCTATGGTAGGTGCTGTTTGGCTAAGTGTGCAAGCTACAACAACTCTTAGTGCACCAAATCCGATGCTAGGGAACTTTTTAGAACTATGTGCGATGATATGTGGTGCTGGGTATACAATTGTCACAAGATATTTAGTTGAAAAATACTCAGCTCTTTTTATAACAGCAATTCAGGCGTTTATAGGAGCAATATTCTTTTTCCCTTTCTTTATATATGAATATTTTACAAAACCTATGACTTTTACAACTGAAGCTATGAGTTGGGTTGTTTATCTTGGAGTGGTGGTTACACTTGGGGGATATGGTTTGTATAATTTTGCATTGACAAAAATTGAGGCTTCAAAAGCTGCTATGTTTGTTAATTTAATTCCTATTTTTACATTGATTTTAGCTTTTTTAATACTTGGAGAAAAGCTTTCAATTCAAGAACTAATAGCAAGTTTAACAATTCTAAGTGGGGTAATTCTATCTCAAATTTCAGTTAAAAGATTTAAAAGAAAAAAAGCTTGA